AACTGAAGCCAGGCGATTGGGTGATTTATCGAAAGCAAAAATCCAGTAAATCGCCTGGCGAACGAGCGATCGAAGTTCGGCCTGCATCCAGCGGTGAAACGTACCAATACATGGTCGACAAGTTTTGGATCGTCGAGGAAGTCCTAGGCGACGGCCAGATTCGTTTGCGAACGCGTCGCGGCAAACAGCACACCGTGCCGGCGGACGATCTGCGATTGCGCACGCCGCGATGGTGGGAACGGATCTTGTACCGAAATCGTTTCGAGCCAGCCGAGCTGACACCTAAAACGTCCGTGGGAGCAACGAACGAGCCTGCCAGCAATGGCTGAATCGATTTTGTCGCCGAAATTATTTCGGTTCCTTCGTGAACTAAAAAAGAACAACAATCGCGACTGGTTTGCCGACAACAAATCTCGTTTCGAAGAGGACGTGCGAGGGCCTGCGGTCGAGCTGGTCAGCCAGTTGCAGAAGCCGCTCGCGAAAGCGGCGCCCATGTTGTGCGTCGTCCCCAAAGGTCATGGCGGCAGCGTGATGCGGATCTATCGCGACACGCGATTCGGCAAAGACAAAACGCCCTACAAAACCAACATTGGCATTTCGATCCGCCACCAAGCGGACAAGAACATTCACGCGCCCGGCGTCTACTTACACCTCGAGCCAAACGAGTGTTTCATCGGTGCCGGATCCTGGCGTCCGGCGTCGGCACAGTTGGCGGCTTTTCGAGCCGCGATCGCGAACGATCCCAAGGGCTGGATCAAGGCACGCGACCAGCGAGGGTTTCGCGAAAACTACTCACTTGCGGGCGAGAGTCTGAAAACTTCACCGCGAGACTATGACAAAGATCACCCCATGATCGAAGACCTGCGGCGGATCGATTTCATTGGGACCTCGCCATTTGCTGAAACTGACATGACAGGCCCCGATGTCGTCGCCACCGTGATCGACCGAATCAAGAAAGCTAAGCCGATAATGAGTTTTCTGTGTGATGCGATCGGCGTTCCGTACTAGCGGGACTCCACGCGTTATTCTAGTCGCATGACGATTTTGATTCGATGCTTCGTCGCCGCGATCACCATCGCGGCGGTTTCTGAAAACTCATGGCTGGCTGGCACCGATGCATTGGCGGGACTGTTGCCGCTGGCGTTAGTAGCTTCTTCGGACCGGCAATGGACCAAGCGATTCGGCGCACGGTTGGCGAACTTCGCATGTTTCGTGCTGCCATGCTTAACCTTGGTCGACACAACGGTGTTCCAGTGGACCGGCAGCCATCTGTGGTCGCCGCTGGTGGGACGAGCGGTCACGGATTTGCGTGCTGGCTTGTTTTCTTACGCCTCGGCAAACGTGATGCGAGGCATCGGCGTCCTGGTTGCAAAAATCGCACTTTACGTCTCCGTCGCGTGGGCGCTGGGCCGAATCGGCTCGCGCTGGCAGATCTCGGTAACGCCAATCGCAACTTGCACGGCAATCGCATGGATCGCGGTTTTGGGGCATCACGGGAATATACCCAAGCCAGAATGGGCTGCAACAACGACGAAACAAGTCACAAACGACACCGCCCAAAGCTTTCAGTCGATGGTTCTGCGCCGCGACGCGGACCAGCGAATGATGTCAGTCAGCTCGCTCGATGAATCCGGATCTGATCACGAGAATCGGCCCGACATTTTAATCGTCATTGCCGAATCATTTCGTCACGAACTGATCACGCCCGAAGGGACACCCAATCTTTGGAAACTGGCAAACGAAGGAATCTGGTGTCGCAATCATTTTTCGGGCGGCAACGCCACCAACCACGGCATCTTCAGCATCGTCAGCGGCTTGGAAGCGATTTGGTATTCGCGTCCGGTACGATACTCGCCGCCGTTAAATCGCCTATTCCACCGGAGCGGATACGAAATCGGTTTCTTTGCGGGACACGACGATTGGCGAGTCTTTCGAATGGACGGCTTCATCAGTGATGAACACTACGATGAGTTTTCCGCCGAACCGCCCGATGGCTTGTCATCGGATCGTCAGGCCACGATGCGGGCAATCGAGTACTTGCGACCGAGCGACGAACCAACTCGCAAACCGCGACTGGCGATCTTGTATCTGTATGCAACTCACGCCACGTTCAACAGTTACCCCGACGACCAAAAGTTCCAGCCCGCGGCGGACGACCGGTTCACGATTCCGTATCCACCGTCGGCCGCCGATGAAGTTTGGAACCGTTATCGAAACGCGGCGGTCACGGCGGACCGTTTCATCGGCGCGGCGTTGGGCGACGACGATACCGCCCGAAATCGCATCTTTGTATTCACAGGCGACCATGGCGAATCATTTTTAGAAGACGGCACCATTGGGCACGGCACCAAGCTGTCGCCCCAGCAAAACATGACGCCCGCAATCATACGGATTCCCGGCGGAAGCCACCGCGTCATCGACTCGCCGACCATGCACGCAGACATTTTGCCAACATTGCTTGCTGCCGCCGGCATTGAACTGACAGTACAAAACCGACCAGTGCTCGACGGTATCGACTTGGCGAGCGCGAGCGAAGACACACTGGCCCAGCGGTTCTTCGTCACGCGAAACTACTTCGACGACCAAGTTGCCATCATTCACGACCGCGATCCCATGCAAAATGAAATCGAAGTCTCGCTCGACGAGTTCACGATCAAAGGCAACACCGATCACTTGCAATCCTGGATCGACGCGCGTTTCAAGCCGTCGCAATCACGGCAACCAAAGTAACGACGTTGCGGTGCGACTTTCTAAAGGACTTGCGATTTACTAAAGGACTTGCGCTGGCGCCGCGCGTTGCTCTTTGATCAACCGAGTGATCAAGTCATCGACCGTGACTCCGTCGGCGTCCGCGGCAAAGGTCGGCACGATACGATGACGCAGCACCGGGTGCGCCAGGGTTTCGACATCGTCGATCGTGACGTGCGTTCGCCCCTGCAGAAGCGCGCGAGCTTTGGCGGCTAGCACCAATTGCTGGCTGGCACGCGGCCCCGGCCCCCATTCGATCATCTCTTTGACCCACGGCTTTGCATTCTCGTCGCGCGGTCGTACGGCGCGGATCGTATCGAGCACCCAGTCTTTGACATGAGGCGGCAAGGGGACGCGGCGGACGGTTCGTTGGAACTGCATGATTTCTTCGCCCGACACCACGGCTTCCACCGCACTGGTGAACGACGACGTAGTACGGTCAACGATCTCGGCTTCTTCATCACGTGTCGGATAATCGACGACAACCAAGAACAAGAACCGGTCACGTTGCGCTTCGGGTAGGGGGTAGGTGCCTTCTTGTTCGATTGGGTTCTGAGTCGCCAGCACAAAAAACGGCTCGTCCAGCCGGTACGTTTTTCCTGCTGCGGTGACTTCGTGTTCCTGCATCGCTTCCAACAACGCCGCTTGCGTCTTTGGCGGCGTCCGGTTGATTTCGTCTGCCAGCAACATTTGTGTGAACACCGGCCCGCGTTCAAACTTGAATTGTCGATGTCCGGTTTGCGGATCTTCTTGGATGATTTCCGTTCCGGTGATGTCGCCAGGCATCAAGTCGGGCGTGAACTGAATCCGCCGAAACTTCAAATTCATGCTCTCGGCCAACGTCTTCACCATCAACGTTTTCGCAAGACCCGGCACGCCCTCGAGCAGACAATGCCCGCGTGCCAGGATCGCGATCAGCAATTGCTCGATCACTTCGTCTTGCCCGACGACAACGCGGCCCACTTGTTCACGAATTTTCTGGCAGGCGGTGACCAACTGTTGCGCAGCGGCCATGTCGTCTTCGGATTCGATGGGAGGCGGATTCACCATAGTGTGGTTTCGATCAAGTCATTGGTAGGGGAATGCAAACGCGAGATGGAATGCAAACGGAAGTGCAGGCACGCTATATTAGCTAGTGCCAGCATCGGCTTCGCCCGCCAAATCACGTTTTGCAATCTCCATTTTGGATTTTTGCATCCTTTTGCCCACCCCTACGCTCTCTTTTCCCCGCCGATCCATGCCATCGTTGTTTGTTGTCCGAGGTCGTGATCAGGGAAAGCACTTCCAGCTTTCCAAGCCGATGTATCGAATCGGACGCGAAACGGGCAGCGACATTCAATTGCTCGACTCAGAATCGTCTCGCTCGCACGCCGAATTTCAAGCTGGTGATGACGGAAAGTACGAGATCGTGGATCTGGGCAGCAGCAACGGCACTCGGATCAATGGCAAAAGAGTCAGTCGACACCTGCTCAACAGCGGCGATCGAATCGAAATCGGTGGCACGCTAATGATCTACACTGGTACCGGCCAGCCTGGTGCCACGTCGGCCGGACGAGGATCTTCCAGTATCGGCCCAATCGGTGATCTCGAAGCCGCCCACGGCGTCGACATCGTTCTAAAAAGCCAAGATGACGTCAGCCGCATTGTTTCATCGCTGTCCCAATCGGTGTCCGACCCCGACCTGATCGTCAACTCTGGCGAAGGATCACTTCGCCGGCGATCCGAGTCGGACCGCTCGCTCGAAGTCATGTACTTGACCGCGATCGCAGTGGGACGAACCGACGATATCGAAGAAGTGCTGAATCGAATTTTGCGATTGGTGTTCGATTGGGTCGAAGCCGACCGTGGTTGCGTGATGTTGCGTGATGTTGCAACAGACAAATTTCGGCCTGCGGCAAGGTGTGACCGCGAAGACGAAGCGAATTCAGTGCGAGGCAAGCCGATCGCGATCAGCCAAACGATTTTGGATTACGTGATCAAACAAAAGGAAGGCGTACGAACCAGCGACGCGCGTGACGATGCTCGCTTTGATTCAGCGGCGTCGATCGTTCAAGGTGGCGTTCGCGAAGCGCTGTGCGTTCCCTTGCAAGGTCGGTACGCGATCGTCGGCGCACTCTATATCGACACCTACACATCGCCTGGTCAGTTTGTGGCCAGCGGAAACAAGACTCGTTTCAACGACGATCACCTTCGACTGATCACTGCGATCGGTCACCAAGCGGCGTTGGCGATCGAGGATACGTTCTACTATTCGGCGCTGGTGCAAAGCGAACGACTGGCCGCGATGGGACAAACGATCGCGACACTCTCGCACCACATTAAAAACATTCTTCAAGGGATCAGCGGCGGTAGTTACCTGATCGAAGCCGGACTCGACCGCGGCGATACCGACGCGGTACGGCGTGGCTGGTCGATCGTCGACCGAAACCAAGAACGGATCTCAAATCTGGTCATGGACATGTTAACGTTCAGCAAAGAACGCGAACCGGAAAAAGTTGATGCCGATCTAAATGAGACGGTCGCCGATGCGGTTGAATTGATGAAGGCACGTGCCGCCGAGGTGCAAGTCGAAATCGGTACCGATCTCACCTCGTCGATGCCGCTGGCTCTTTTTGATCCCGATGCGGTTCACCGAGCGGTGATGAACTTGGTCACCAATGCGATCGATGCCGCATCGGGCCGATTGGCGAGAGACGATGACTTTGACGTCAATGCCGAATTGGGTGACCCGGCCGAGTCCGAAGCTGAGACCGGGAAAGTTTTCGTGCGAACCTCGTACGAGTCGGGCCAGGGCTGGACTGTTGATGTGGTCGACAACGGACTAGGCGTCGCACCGGAAGACCGCGAAAAAATCTTTTCGCTATTCGAATCACGCAAAGGCATGCGAGGTACGGGATTGGGATTACCCGTCAGCGCAAAGATCATGCGAGAACACGGCGGCGACATCTCGATCGTCGATATCGGAATCAGCCAAGGGACCTGTTTTCGCCTACGTTTCCCGGATCGCGAAACCAACCTGTCAGATTTTGCAAAATTGGACACGTTAGGCTAATCGCCACTCACGGCAAACGCGACACGTTGTGCCCGATTGAAACGGCTTGTCTCAACGCCCGTAGTTCGACAAGTCGATCGGCGAGATATCTTGCAAGAATGCATCTGGGCTGAGCCAAAGCGTGAGCCAGAACAAGACGAGAGAGACAATCGGCAACAGCAACAGCAGGATCAAGACCTTAACAATGCTCCTTTCCTCGTCGTCACTGTTCGAGCACAAGTCGTGCTGCTTCGCGTCATCGATTTCGATATCGCTTTTCGAAAACGTAGAACTGGTTGAACGAGACTGATCCTGCGTGGTATTCAGGATGCTCGTTGGATCGATCGATTCGGAATCCAATTTCCCAGCCTGCGACTGGAAGATTAATAGCGGAATCATGGGCTGCTCCCTACAACAATCTGGATGGAGAACACAAACGACGCGTTAGACGCCCGGGACTTAAATACGCCGTCACGCTGCGCGAGAGCACTCCGATGCACACGGCAGGCCACAATGGCATGATTTGCCAAAAGTTCGAAAAAAACGCCATTTCCATACATGCACAGTCGACATCAAACCCGCGCACCGTCACCCCTGGTTTCCAGCATGGAAACTGGCGTTTCCACTTCGGTGTCGTTTTCAAGTGAAGCATGACTTGCCGAAAAGTCTTGTCGACATTGCCACCTGCCATCCCCGATGATTGGGCTATCTTCTTAGAATGGATTCATGAATTCTCCCAACCTAAGCAGTGCTTCAATTCCGAAACGAGGGCAACCGATCGCACCGGAGTTTTTCCCTACGATTGCGGAGTGCACTTACGACTGGGAAAGCTGGCACAATCGCGATGCTGAACTGTTGTGGGTAAATTCGGCGGTCGAGCGTTTCACCGGATACACGGCCAGTGATTGCTTGGAAATGGACGACTACCCGTATCGCCTGATTGATTCTTCGGACCATGGTCGCATGAAGCAACACATGGTCGAGATGGCCAGCGGAAGCTCAGGGAACAACATTGAATTCAAAGTGCGGCATCGCGATGGAACTCACCGCTGGGTCGCAGTATCTTGGCAACCGATGACAGACCGGCAAGGACGTTCGCTGGGTTACCGAACCAGCGTGCGGGACATCGCCGATAAACGCGAACTGCGTGAACAGTTGCGTTTGCACAACGAGCACCTCGAGCAACTGGTGCAAGAGCGAACCGCTCGCGTCGCTGAATTAGAAAAGCACCGTTCGAAAATGCAGCAACTCGCAGCCCTCGGGGAACTAGCCGCCGGCGTCGCTCACGAGATCAACAATCCGCTGGCCGGAATACGCAACGCCTTGCTGCTAATGAAACGGCATTTGCCCAGCGACACAAAACACTTTGACAAGTTCGAGCTGATTGACCGAGAAATCGACCGCATCAGTGGCATCACGCACCAGATGTATCAACTCTATCGGCCCAGCCAGCAGATGGCGACGCGGTTTTCAATCCAACAGTCGATCGAAGAGGTGATCTCGCTGTCACAACCGCTTGCACGAAAGACCAGAGTCAAGGTCGTGACGGTCTTCGTTGATTTGATCGCGATTGGCGAACTGGGCGCCGATGAAGTGGTGTCGCGAGAAGGTGAGCTGAAGCAGGTACTGCTGAATCTTATTCACAACGCGATTCAAGCTTCCAAACCAGGACAAACGGTGACCGTCACCACAAAAACGGAACATCGAACTTTGTCCGTCGAAGTTGCTGATGATGGATATGGCATCGCAGCCGAACATCTGGACCAGATTTTCAATCCTTTCTTTAGCACAAAGACGGAAACCGTCGGACAGGGCATGGGATTGGGGCTATCCGTAACGCGTAGTATCGTTGAAGCCATGGACGGCTCGGTCAAAGTCGCGAGCGAAGTGGGCAAGGGGACGCGGTTTACGGTCTCGATACCAAGACGACTGGAGTAGGCGGCACCGCCTTCTCGTGCACCGCGTCACGACGACAAGCTTGCAACGAATGTCACTTGGTTGGCTAGGTTTCAAATGACAACAACGAACGACCACTCTCACCGAATCCTCATCGCTGATGACGAACCGCTTTATCGAAACGCGACCGCTGAACTTTTGCGGGATGAAGGCTACGATTGCGTTTGCGTCGAAGATGCCAACGACGCGATCGAATTGCTTCGTGAACAGCCGTTTGACTTGATCCTTTCTGATTTGAACATGCCCGGCAATTTGAAATTAGAATTGTTGAATGAAGGCCGCACGGAGTTCTCGCATATTCCGATGATTGTCGTGACTGGCGCACCCTCGATCCCTAGCGCGATCGAAAGCGTTCGACTTGGCATCGCCGACTACCTGCTCAAGCCGGTCAAATTTGACGAACTGTTGGCCGCAATCAAGCGAGCGATTGGGCAACCGATTGCCAAGAATGTCGAACCCGGCAAGCCACCGGCGTCCGGCAAGACGCAATCACGGTTTACTGAGATTATCGGCGACAGCACGCCGATGACTGAATTACTGGATATAGTCGACCGTATCACGGCGAGTAAAACAAATGTGCTGATTACCGGCGAGAGCGGAACGGGCAAAGAAGTGATTGCCAAGGCAATCCACGACAACAGTCCACGATCCGGCGGTACATTTCAAGTCATCGACTGCACAGCAATTCCAGAATCGTTGTTCGAATCGATGCTGTTTGGTCACATGAAGGGATCGTTCACGGGGGCAATTCAAGACCAGCAAGGTTTGCTTCGTCACTGTGATGGTGGTACGGCATTCGTCGACGAATTAGGTGAATTGCCGGCGATTTCACAGGCGAAGTTGTTACGGGCCGTTCAAGAGCAAACCTTCACGCCGATTGGTGACAGCAAACCGATTAGCGTCAATACTCGTTTCGTTTCCGCGACCAATCGTGATCTACAGGCCGACGTTGATGCTGGCCGCTTTCGCCAGGACTTGTTCTATCGATTGGCAGTGATCCACATCGAACTGGCTCCGCTACGCGAGCGCGGCAACGATGTCCTGTTGCTTGCCGACTATTTTCTAAAACACTTGCGACCAACAGACTCTAGCATCGTTGGGTTCTCGGCCCAGACGCTCGATTGCTTCCGCAGCTATCACTGGCCCGGCAATGTTCGCGAACTACGAAACGTAATCGAACGAACCATTGCACTCGCACGCGGCGAAACGATCGAGGTCGATGACCTACCGCCGCAGCTTCGCGATATTGATTCACTTCCCATGGACACAGCCAAAATCGCAGAAATATCTCGAGACGAAATGCTCGATCGTGCCGATCAGGCTTACCTCACTGCGTTACTGAAGAAACACGAAGGGGTTATCGCAAGTGCTGCACGCCAAGCCGGGCTATCACGTCAAGGATTGAATAAGTTGTTGAGACGACACCACATCAGCGCGGATCAGTTTCGGTAGCCTTGGCGGATTCGAGCAAACATTTTGACGGGGGTATCGTCAACCGGCGTGGGGTGTTGGAATGGGCCGCCCGATTTAGCGCGACATCTTCTCCCAGACTCCAGTACCGTGACCGAAATTTCATCCGAAACGCTGATCCTAGAACTTGCCCGCAGTCTGCATGCTTGTGGATCGCCAGCCTATGAGTTGGACCTCAGGATGGAACAGGTTGCTGCGTCGCTTGGTAGATCAGCGACATTCTTTTCAACGCCTACTGCACTGTTTGTGACGTTTGATGACGATGTCGACCAAGGGACAAGGTTGGTGCGTGTATTTCCTGGCGACACGAACCTGAGGCGGTATGCAGAACTGTTCGAACTGCAAGCCGCGATTCAGAATGAAGGGTTACAGCCGCCCGAGGCTTGGCAACGTTTACAGCAAATCAACGCGACGCCCGATGGCTATGACAAGACCGTTGAAATTGCTGCGTACGGGATCGTTGGTGCCTGCGTCGCTGTGCTGGTCGGGGGCAACACAGTCGTCATCGCGGCGTCGGGCGCGATTGGATTGATCGTCGGCAGTTTGGTGGTCGGGCTAGCGGCGATGCGGCTACAACTCCATTTGATCAATGTGATTGCGGGATTTGTCGCAAGTGCCATGGCGTGCTTGATCCAAGTTCTTGTCCCGGCGAGCAATTTTGAATTGACGGTACTGTCGTCGCTAATCGTGCTAGTTCCGGGTTTGCATTTAACGATCAGCATCAACGAATTAGCAACCCAAAACTTAGCGTCGGGCTCGGCTCGAGTCGCTGGAGCGATCACGACTCTGCTGACCATGATCTTTGGCGTCTACATGGGACACGGGATTGTTGCTGCTTTTCATGCAGTCCCCACATCGGCCGCGCCGATGACGCCGACGCTGCTGGCTTCGGCAGTCGTCATCGTTCCGACCGGACTCTGTTTCGCAGTCCTTTTTCGAACTCGATACCGCGACGTCCCCTGGTTGCTGTTGGCGACGATCGTCGGTTTCGGCACACTGCGATTGGCAGCCGAATTCGTCAGCTCATTTGCGGCGGTTTGGATCGCATCCGTCGTTGCAGGAATTGTCAGCCACGTCATCACTGGCCGGTTACGGTTGCCTTCGGCGGTGATGCTGATGCCCGCGCTGATCCTGTTGGTGCCAGGAAGCATCGGCTTTTCTGGGATAGCACAAATCATGCTCCGAGACGACTTGCCCGGCGGCATTCGTTTGGTCGCCACGATGATGCTTACCTCGGTTGCGATCGTCGCCGGCTTGCTCCTCACCGACGCCCTCGCACCCAACCAAAACCTCGCGAAAGAAACAACAATTCGTGACGCTAGCTAGCAGTCGTCCCCTCGCACGATCCCAACCCGCAAATCACAGGTTTTGAACGAATTCGTCGGGTAGTTTGCCTTGATATCTAGCGTTCGCATATTGCCGGTACCAAGCTGTTGCGGTGGAAATCCACTGTCTTTGCGGCGGCGACAAACTTGGTTGGATTGACGCCACGTGATCGTCAACTCGCTGGGCAAACTGGTACAGCGTTTCACTTGGACCGCGAACGAGCGACCATTTCTTCATTCGCCGATCGACGCGTGACAACCTTTTTCGACATTGCTGGTCGATCGCATGGATGCCGACTTGCGAAGGCTTGTAGAATTTTGTCCACCAAAAATAAATGAGCCCACAAACCAGCGGAATCTGGGCCAACCGAAAAAGTGTCATCAGGGTCTCGGTCACCCGCGCGGGCATGACCAAACCTAGCCAATACGTGTACCACGCCTCATCGTTACTTGACGATGTCTCATCAGAACCACCAGAGCGAGCCATTGCGCT
The DNA window shown above is from Rubripirellula reticaptiva and carries:
- a CDS encoding DUF2461 domain-containing protein yields the protein MAESILSPKLFRFLRELKKNNNRDWFADNKSRFEEDVRGPAVELVSQLQKPLAKAAPMLCVVPKGHGGSVMRIYRDTRFGKDKTPYKTNIGISIRHQADKNIHAPGVYLHLEPNECFIGAGSWRPASAQLAAFRAAIANDPKGWIKARDQRGFRENYSLAGESLKTSPRDYDKDHPMIEDLRRIDFIGTSPFAETDMTGPDVVATVIDRIKKAKPIMSFLCDAIGVPY
- a CDS encoding sulfatase-like hydrolase/transferase: MTILIRCFVAAITIAAVSENSWLAGTDALAGLLPLALVASSDRQWTKRFGARLANFACFVLPCLTLVDTTVFQWTGSHLWSPLVGRAVTDLRAGLFSYASANVMRGIGVLVAKIALYVSVAWALGRIGSRWQISVTPIATCTAIAWIAVLGHHGNIPKPEWAATTTKQVTNDTAQSFQSMVLRRDADQRMMSVSSLDESGSDHENRPDILIVIAESFRHELITPEGTPNLWKLANEGIWCRNHFSGGNATNHGIFSIVSGLEAIWYSRPVRYSPPLNRLFHRSGYEIGFFAGHDDWRVFRMDGFISDEHYDEFSAEPPDGLSSDRQATMRAIEYLRPSDEPTRKPRLAILYLYATHATFNSYPDDQKFQPAADDRFTIPYPPSAADEVWNRYRNAAVTADRFIGAALGDDDTARNRIFVFTGDHGESFLEDGTIGHGTKLSPQQNMTPAIIRIPGGSHRVIDSPTMHADILPTLLAAAGIELTVQNRPVLDGIDLASASEDTLAQRFFVTRNYFDDQVAIIHDRDPMQNEIEVSLDEFTIKGNTDHLQSWIDARFKPSQSRQPK
- a CDS encoding AAA family ATPase is translated as MVNPPPIESEDDMAAAQQLVTACQKIREQVGRVVVGQDEVIEQLLIAILARGHCLLEGVPGLAKTLMVKTLAESMNLKFRRIQFTPDLMPGDITGTEIIQEDPQTGHRQFKFERGPVFTQMLLADEINRTPPKTQAALLEAMQEHEVTAAGKTYRLDEPFFVLATQNPIEQEGTYPLPEAQRDRFLFLVVVDYPTRDEEAEIVDRTTSSFTSAVEAVVSGEEIMQFQRTVRRVPLPPHVKDWVLDTIRAVRPRDENAKPWVKEMIEWGPGPRASQQLVLAAKARALLQGRTHVTIDDVETLAHPVLRHRIVPTFAADADGVTVDDLITRLIKEQRAAPAQVL
- a CDS encoding ATP-binding protein, yielding MPSLFVVRGRDQGKHFQLSKPMYRIGRETGSDIQLLDSESSRSHAEFQAGDDGKYEIVDLGSSNGTRINGKRVSRHLLNSGDRIEIGGTLMIYTGTGQPGATSAGRGSSSIGPIGDLEAAHGVDIVLKSQDDVSRIVSSLSQSVSDPDLIVNSGEGSLRRRSESDRSLEVMYLTAIAVGRTDDIEEVLNRILRLVFDWVEADRGCVMLRDVATDKFRPAARCDREDEANSVRGKPIAISQTILDYVIKQKEGVRTSDARDDARFDSAASIVQGGVREALCVPLQGRYAIVGALYIDTYTSPGQFVASGNKTRFNDDHLRLITAIGHQAALAIEDTFYYSALVQSERLAAMGQTIATLSHHIKNILQGISGGSYLIEAGLDRGDTDAVRRGWSIVDRNQERISNLVMDMLTFSKEREPEKVDADLNETVADAVELMKARAAEVQVEIGTDLTSSMPLALFDPDAVHRAVMNLVTNAIDAASGRLARDDDFDVNAELGDPAESEAETGKVFVRTSYESGQGWTVDVVDNGLGVAPEDREKIFSLFESRKGMRGTGLGLPVSAKIMREHGGDISIVDIGISQGTCFRLRFPDRETNLSDFAKLDTLG
- a CDS encoding two-component system sensor histidine kinase NtrB, whose protein sequence is MNSPNLSSASIPKRGQPIAPEFFPTIAECTYDWESWHNRDAELLWVNSAVERFTGYTASDCLEMDDYPYRLIDSSDHGRMKQHMVEMASGSSGNNIEFKVRHRDGTHRWVAVSWQPMTDRQGRSLGYRTSVRDIADKRELREQLRLHNEHLEQLVQERTARVAELEKHRSKMQQLAALGELAAGVAHEINNPLAGIRNALLLMKRHLPSDTKHFDKFELIDREIDRISGITHQMYQLYRPSQQMATRFSIQQSIEEVISLSQPLARKTRVKVVTVFVDLIAIGELGADEVVSREGELKQVLLNLIHNAIQASKPGQTVTVTTKTEHRTLSVEVADDGYGIAAEHLDQIFNPFFSTKTETVGQGMGLGLSVTRSIVEAMDGSVKVASEVGKGTRFTVSIPRRLE
- a CDS encoding sigma-54-dependent transcriptional regulator; its protein translation is MTTTNDHSHRILIADDEPLYRNATAELLRDEGYDCVCVEDANDAIELLREQPFDLILSDLNMPGNLKLELLNEGRTEFSHIPMIVVTGAPSIPSAIESVRLGIADYLLKPVKFDELLAAIKRAIGQPIAKNVEPGKPPASGKTQSRFTEIIGDSTPMTELLDIVDRITASKTNVLITGESGTGKEVIAKAIHDNSPRSGGTFQVIDCTAIPESLFESMLFGHMKGSFTGAIQDQQGLLRHCDGGTAFVDELGELPAISQAKLLRAVQEQTFTPIGDSKPISVNTRFVSATNRDLQADVDAGRFRQDLFYRLAVIHIELAPLRERGNDVLLLADYFLKHLRPTDSSIVGFSAQTLDCFRSYHWPGNVRELRNVIERTIALARGETIEVDDLPPQLRDIDSLPMDTAKIAEISRDEMLDRADQAYLTALLKKHEGVIASAARQAGLSRQGLNKLLRRHHISADQFR
- a CDS encoding threonine/serine exporter family protein encodes the protein MTEISSETLILELARSLHACGSPAYELDLRMEQVAASLGRSATFFSTPTALFVTFDDDVDQGTRLVRVFPGDTNLRRYAELFELQAAIQNEGLQPPEAWQRLQQINATPDGYDKTVEIAAYGIVGACVAVLVGGNTVVIAASGAIGLIVGSLVVGLAAMRLQLHLINVIAGFVASAMACLIQVLVPASNFELTVLSSLIVLVPGLHLTISINELATQNLASGSARVAGAITTLLTMIFGVYMGHGIVAAFHAVPTSAAPMTPTLLASAVVIVPTGLCFAVLFRTRYRDVPWLLLATIVGFGTLRLAAEFVSSFAAVWIASVVAGIVSHVITGRLRLPSAVMLMPALILLVPGSIGFSGIAQIMLRDDLPGGIRLVATMMLTSVAIVAGLLLTDALAPNQNLAKETTIRDAS